A region of Candidatus Effluviviaceae Genus I sp. DNA encodes the following proteins:
- a CDS encoding PEGA domain-containing protein, whose product MVRGMPLLFLLTLAAASLALPGSAGAQTGGLVITSQPPGAVVELSGEHVLRGVTPWRLDRPLWGAYEVRAFKAGHEMWEGYVVLSATRTDSLSIRMVRKTPLRAGFRSAILPGWGQHYTGQGGKGAAFAVAQAAALAGVLWTDAKRQTAEERYNAAAAAYDAATQIDDIQEKYAELLRRYDDLNTWHEQRKRWSYAAAAIWLVNVLDATLLFPSYGEGRFAVTDGPGPGFFASMDADRTTFGVAFGF is encoded by the coding sequence ATGGTTCGCGGCATGCCACTCCTGTTCCTTCTCACGCTCGCGGCGGCCTCGCTCGCGCTGCCCGGCAGCGCGGGTGCGCAGACCGGCGGGCTCGTGATCACATCGCAGCCTCCGGGAGCGGTGGTCGAGCTGTCCGGGGAGCACGTGCTGCGCGGCGTCACGCCGTGGCGGCTGGACAGGCCGCTCTGGGGCGCGTACGAGGTGCGGGCGTTCAAGGCGGGGCACGAGATGTGGGAGGGGTACGTGGTTCTCTCCGCCACGCGGACGGACTCGCTGTCCATCCGCATGGTGAGGAAGACCCCGCTCCGCGCGGGGTTCCGATCGGCGATCCTGCCGGGCTGGGGCCAGCACTACACGGGACAGGGCGGCAAAGGAGCGGCGTTCGCCGTCGCGCAGGCGGCGGCGCTGGCCGGCGTCCTGTGGACGGACGCGAAGCGCCAGACCGCGGAGGAGCGGTACAACGCCGCCGCTGCGGCGTACGACGCCGCGACGCAGATCGACGACATCCAGGAGAAGTACGCCGAGCTGTTGCGCCGTTACGACGATCTCAACACGTGGCACGAGCAGCGGAAGCGGTGGTCCTACGCGGCGGCCGCCATCTGGCTGGTGAACGTGCTGGACGCGACGCTGCTGTTTCCCTCGTATGGAGAGGGCCGCTTCGCGGTCACCGACGGCCCTGGGCCCGGGTTCTTCGCGTCCATGGACGCGGACCGGACCACGTTCGGCGTCGCGTTCGGGTTCTAG
- a CDS encoding sigma-54-dependent Fis family transcriptional regulator: MAERRRVLIVDDDAVIRSQLGWALSDEYDVSSAATAADALRELRERSPDVVTLDLSLTARPGESEEGLDILAAAQECRRPPKVVMLTGSTQREHAVRAIDLGAFDYCEKPVDVGELLVLLRRAIRVRDLEGTGEPEEADRRVEGPRGMVGSCPAMAEALALIRTAAATDAPVLLIGESGTGKRRAARTIHELSARAGGPFVAVDASALPERAMEDDVFGPASNGRPPGGLLAEARDGTLYIANLRSLPPSAQARLAAFLASVEPGRDARIVASSDSPLDSDARTGRFRGDLYCRLAVIAIPLPPVRERQMDVLALAEAALESAALAEGRRTVGFTKAAERAMLAHDWPENVTEVEARVRRAVIMARGRLVSATDLGLPGDAANGREHTLTEVRNGAERELLESALRETGGNVSRAARAIGVSRPTLYDLMRKHGITATRFKGRPRQHAG; the protein is encoded by the coding sequence ATGGCGGAACGCAGGCGCGTGCTCATCGTGGACGACGACGCGGTCATCCGCTCGCAGCTCGGCTGGGCGCTGTCCGACGAGTACGACGTGTCGTCGGCCGCCACGGCGGCGGACGCGCTTCGGGAGCTCCGCGAGCGCTCCCCGGACGTCGTCACGCTCGACCTGTCGCTCACGGCAAGGCCGGGGGAGTCCGAGGAGGGGCTCGACATCCTCGCGGCGGCGCAGGAGTGCCGCCGTCCCCCGAAGGTCGTGATGCTCACCGGCAGCACGCAGCGGGAGCACGCCGTCCGCGCGATCGACCTCGGCGCATTCGACTACTGCGAGAAGCCGGTGGACGTCGGTGAGCTTCTCGTCCTCCTGCGGCGCGCGATCCGGGTGCGCGACCTCGAGGGGACGGGCGAGCCTGAGGAGGCAGATCGGCGCGTCGAGGGCCCGCGTGGCATGGTGGGCTCCTGTCCGGCGATGGCCGAGGCGCTCGCGCTCATCAGGACCGCCGCGGCGACGGACGCTCCGGTGCTCCTCATCGGGGAGTCGGGGACGGGGAAGCGGCGGGCCGCGAGGACGATCCACGAGCTCTCGGCGCGCGCCGGGGGGCCGTTCGTGGCGGTGGACGCTTCGGCGCTGCCCGAGCGGGCCATGGAGGATGACGTGTTCGGGCCGGCATCGAACGGGCGGCCGCCCGGCGGGCTGCTCGCGGAGGCGCGAGACGGGACGCTCTACATCGCGAACCTCCGGTCGCTTCCGCCGTCGGCGCAGGCGAGGCTTGCCGCGTTTCTCGCGTCCGTCGAGCCGGGGCGGGACGCGCGGATCGTCGCGTCGTCCGACAGCCCGCTCGACAGCGATGCGCGTACCGGGCGTTTCCGCGGCGATCTGTACTGCAGGCTGGCCGTCATCGCGATCCCGCTCCCCCCCGTGCGGGAGCGTCAGATGGACGTTCTCGCCCTGGCCGAGGCGGCGCTCGAGTCGGCTGCGCTCGCGGAGGGGCGTCGGACGGTCGGGTTCACGAAGGCGGCCGAGCGGGCGATGCTGGCGCACGACTGGCCGGAGAACGTCACGGAGGTCGAGGCGCGCGTGCGGCGCGCCGTCATCATGGCGCGGGGGCGGCTCGTGTCGGCCACCGACCTGGGCCTTCCCGGCGACGCGGCGAACGGCCGGGAGCACACGCTCACCGAGGTCAGGAACGGGGCCGAGCGCGAGCTCCTGGAGAGCGCGCTGCGGGAGACGGGCGGGAACGTCTCCCGGGCGGCAAGGGCCATCGGCGTGAGCAGGCCGACGCTCTACGACCTCATGAGGAAGCACGGGATCACGGCCACCCGGTTCAAGGGCCGCCCGAGGCAGCACGCCGGATAG